TCTTCGCCCCAGAGGAGGGCGATCCCCAAACTCCCGAGACTACCTCCTTCACTCTGAGTGAGGTGATCGAGGCGTTCTCTCAGGCGAAGAGACAGCAGGGACGAGCCGAGTCCACGATTCGGAAGTACAGGGACATCTGGCGCATCCTGAAGCGACGAGCCGGACCCGATACGGACCTCAGTAAACTGACCCCCAACCAGATCCGGGGATTTGTTTATGACTCGTCGATCAAGCCCACGACCCAGAAGACAAGGTACCGCCACATTCGGGCAGTCCTCCGGTGGGCAGGCGAAGGAGACGTTCTAAGCGAGGTCGAGGAGCCCCGCGCTGGCAAGAAGCTCCCGAAAGCCGTCCGCGCCGAGGAGCTTGACATGATCTGCCAGTCGGTCGTGAAGGGCTACCAAGAGAAGCGAAGGGGAGGCGGGTGCCGCCCTCGCGAGATTCTTTGGCTGATCCCGCTCTTCCGCTTTGCCTACTTCACGGGCCTACGAGGGTCCGAGCTCGGTCGTCTCCGATGGACGCACATCGACCTTAAGCGCCAGCGCCTGACCGTCTACGAACAGAAGAGTGGCAACGAGGACACAATTCCCCTCGTGGAGCCCGCTGTGGCCCTCCTACAGGCCCTCGACACAGATGACAAGAGCAGCAGGGCATTTGTCTTTCACTCCCCCTCAGGGAACCGGTGGGACCGCTCATCGAAGCGATTCAGGGAGCACGTCAGCCGCCAGTTCGCAACGTACCGAGACAAGGCAGGGGTGCGCCCGACCCTCACCCTGCACGGACTTCGGCACGGGTTCGCAACCCGATTAGCCGAGAATGGCGCCTCAGCAATCGTCATCAAGGGGGCCATGCGTCACAGCAGCATCAGCACATCGATGAAGTACGTGCACCTCGCCAACGGGCGCCTTCAGGAGGAGCTAAACGGGGCATTCTCGTAGCACCAGTCCCTTACTCCTTCACAGGGCACCCGTGCCTCTCTTAGCTGCACACGCTCAGCCTCTGCGCACTGTCAGGCTTCACGCAATCCCAGAGGATCCGTGTCTGAATATAGCGGATCACCCCCCTGGACGGCACGAGCT
This genomic interval from Salinibacter grassmerensis contains the following:
- a CDS encoding tyrosine-type recombinase/integrase, which encodes MASIYRRNDTYYAKFHDSSREPTDKRFSLRTSERDEARHLLTDLERAIGNGNFDPWRHDPFETVFAPEEGDPQTPETTSFTLSEVIEAFSQAKRQQGRAESTIRKYRDIWRILKRRAGPDTDLSKLTPNQIRGFVYDSSIKPTTQKTRYRHIRAVLRWAGEGDVLSEVEEPRAGKKLPKAVRAEELDMICQSVVKGYQEKRRGGGCRPREILWLIPLFRFAYFTGLRGSELGRLRWTHIDLKRQRLTVYEQKSGNEDTIPLVEPAVALLQALDTDDKSSRAFVFHSPSGNRWDRSSKRFREHVSRQFATYRDKAGVRPTLTLHGLRHGFATRLAENGASAIVIKGAMRHSSISTSMKYVHLANGRLQEELNGAFS